The Pseudophryne corroboree isolate aPseCor3 chromosome 2, aPseCor3.hap2, whole genome shotgun sequence genome has a segment encoding these proteins:
- the FZD4 gene encoding frizzled-4, with protein sequence MGARSDLWSVTVYLPLLCCLIGEVCSFGDEEERRCDPIKITMCQNLGYNVTKMPNLVGHELQTDAELQLTTFTPLIQYGCSSQLQFFLCSVYFPMCTEKINIPIGPCGGMCLSVKRRCEPVLNEFGFAWPDSLNCSKFPPQNDHNHMCMEGPGDEDVPLHSKTSLQPGEDCNTFGPNSEQYTWVKRSMNCVLKCGYDAGLYNRQSKEFTDIWMTVWASLCFISTAFTVLTFLIDSSRFSYPERPIIFLSMCYNIYSIGYIVRLTVGRERISCDFEEAAEPVLIQEGLKNTGCAIIFLLMYFFGMASSIWWVILTLTWFLAAGLKWGHEAIEMHSSYFHIAAWAIPAVKTIVILIMRLVDADELTGLCYVGNQNIDALTGFVVAPLFTYLVIGTLFIAAGLVALFKIRSNLQKDGTKTDKLERLMVKIGVFSVLYTVPATCVIACYFYEISNWAVFRYTGDDSNMAVEMLKIFMSLLVGITSGMWIWSAKTLHTWQKCSNRLVNSGKVKRKKRADAWVKPGKGNETVV encoded by the exons ATGGGAGCAAGGTCCGATCTATGGTCAGTCACTGTGTACTTACCTCTCCTGTGCTGCCTGATAGGGGAGGTCTGCTCTTTTGGAGATGAAGAGGAAAGGAGATGTGACCCCATCAAGATTACCATGTGCCAAAACCTAGGCTACAATGTCACCAAGATGCCCAATCTGGTTGGGCACGAACTGCAGACGGATGCAGAGCTTCAGTTGACCACCTTCACCCCCCTCATACAGTATGGGTGCTCCAGTCAGCTACAG TTTTTCCTTTGTTCGGTGTATTTTCCAATGTGCACGGAGAAGATTAACATCCCCATTGGTCCTTGTGGTGGCATGTGCCTTTCTGTCAAGAGACGCTGTGAACCTGTCCTCAACGAGTTTGGATTTGCTTGGCCAGATAGTTTAAACTGCAGTAAATTCCCTCCCCAGAATGACCACAATCACATGTGCATGGAGGGCCCAGGAGATGAAGATGTCCCACTGCACAGCAAGACGTCCCTGCAGCCTGGAGAAGACTGCAATACATTTGGGCCAAATTCGGAGCAATACACTTGGGTTAAAAGAAGCATGAATTGCGTCTTGAAGTGTGGCTATGACGCGGGGCTCTATAATCGCCAGTCCAAGGAATTCACCGACATCTGGATGACTGTATGGGCCAGTTTGTGTTTCATATCAACGGCATTCACCGTCTTAACTTTCTTAATTGACTCATCCAGGTTCTCCTATCCTGAGAGACCCATCATTTTCCTCAGCATGTGTTATAACATTTATAGCATTGGTTATATTGTGAGGTTAACGGTGGGTCGTGAAAGAATATCCTGCGATTTTGAAGAGGCGGCTGAACCTGTTCTTATTCAGGAAGGGCTGAAAAACACAGGATGTGCCATTATTTTCTTGCTGATGTACTTTTTTGGGATGGCTAGCTCCATCTGGTGGGTTATTTTGACGTTGACCTGGTTTCTCGCAGCTGGCCTCAAGTGGGGACACGAGGCTATAGAAATGCACAGCTCCTATTTCCATATTGCTGCGTGGGCCATTCCTGCCGTGAAGACCATTGTCATCTTGATCATGAGACTTGTAGACGCTGATGAGTTGACCGGGCTATGCTACGTTGGCAACCAGAACATCGATGCCCTCACGGGCTTTGTCGTTGCCCCACTCTTCACCTATTTGGTGATCGGTACACTATTTATAGCTGCTGGACTTGTGGCCTTGTTTAAAATTAGGTCCAATCTTCAAAAAGACGGAACGAAAACAGACAAATTGGAAAGACTAATGGTCAAAATCGGGGTCTTTTCTGTTTTGTACACCGTCCCGGCTACGTGTGTGATAGCTTGCTACTTCTATGAGATCTCCAACTGGGCTGTTTTCCGTTACACGGGCGATGATTCCAACATGGCAGTGGAGATGCTCAAGATATTTATGTCCCTGTTGGTGGGCATCACGTCTGGCATGTGGATTTGGTCAGCCAAGACTCTACATACGTGGCAAAAGTGTTCTAACAGATTAGTGAACTCAGGAAAGGTAAAACGGAAGAAGAGGGCCGATGCTTGGGTAAAGCCGGGCAAAGGGAACGAGACTGTGGTATAG